A region from the Streptosporangium sp. NBC_01756 genome encodes:
- a CDS encoding NuoI/complex I 23 kDa subunit family protein produces MLSRSVTQQYPEVRPDLPPRSRGVIALVEENCTVCMLCARECPDWCIYIDSHKETLPAPEGGRPRARNMLDRFAIDFSLCMYCGICIEVCPFDALFWSPEFEYAEGDIRNLVHEKDKLAAWAQTVPPPPAHEPNADPPKELAAASRPARPRPGGPGPGGPASGAARAAPGAGHAGVRAIRPPGALPKKGDDPSTGRPPTGKLSTGESDTPPAGGEQEQTSATDPSGEPEKGVSTDPGGEPEEGK; encoded by the coding sequence ATGCTGAGCAGGTCGGTGACCCAGCAGTACCCCGAGGTCAGGCCGGACCTTCCGCCCCGGAGCCGGGGGGTGATCGCCCTGGTCGAGGAGAACTGCACGGTGTGCATGCTCTGCGCCCGCGAGTGTCCTGACTGGTGCATCTACATCGACTCCCACAAGGAGACCCTCCCCGCTCCCGAGGGGGGCCGTCCCCGTGCCCGCAACATGCTCGACCGCTTCGCGATCGACTTCTCCCTGTGCATGTACTGCGGAATCTGCATCGAGGTCTGCCCGTTCGACGCCCTGTTCTGGTCTCCGGAGTTCGAGTACGCCGAAGGGGACATCCGCAACCTCGTCCATGAGAAGGACAAGCTGGCCGCCTGGGCCCAGACCGTCCCCCCGCCGCCGGCTCACGAGCCCAACGCCGACCCCCCGAAGGAACTGGCCGCGGCCTCCCGGCCCGCCCGCCCCCGCCCCGGCGGTCCCGGCCCCGGCGGTCCCGCCTCTGGCGCGGCCCGGGCCGCGCCCGGCGCCGGACACGCCGGCGTCCGGGCCATCCGGCCGCCGGGTGCCCTTCCCAAGAAGGGCGACGACCCGTCCACAGGCAGGCCGCCGACCGGAAAGTTGTCCACAGGGGAAAGCGACACGCCCCCGGCGGGTGGCGAACAGGAGCAGACTTCCGCCACGGATCCGAGTGGGGAGCCCGAGAAGGGGGTCTCCACGGATCCGGGCGGAGAGCCGGAGGAGGGGAAGTGA
- a CDS encoding NADH-quinone oxidoreductase subunit J family protein, translating into MTEVPSYLSPTGQEIVFLLLGAVAVGSALLVVTTKQLVHAALWLVVCFGALAGGYLVLTAEFVAWVQVLIYVGAIVALLLFGIMLTRAPIGATADLDSRNRPAATLVAIATAVVLVTVVVDGFRTAYTPLEPGSGSAKELGSSIFRNWVLPFEALSVLLLAALIGAIVLSRTDIRGRD; encoded by the coding sequence GTGACCGAGGTGCCGTCCTATCTGTCGCCGACCGGGCAGGAGATCGTCTTCCTGCTGCTGGGCGCGGTGGCCGTCGGGTCGGCGCTGCTGGTGGTGACCACCAAACAGCTCGTCCACGCAGCCCTTTGGCTGGTCGTCTGCTTCGGCGCGCTCGCCGGGGGCTACCTGGTCCTGACGGCCGAGTTCGTCGCCTGGGTCCAGGTCCTGATCTATGTCGGCGCGATCGTGGCCCTGCTCCTGTTCGGCATCATGCTCACCCGCGCCCCGATCGGCGCGACCGCCGACCTCGACAGCCGCAACCGGCCGGCCGCCACGCTTGTGGCGATCGCCACCGCCGTCGTGCTGGTCACCGTGGTCGTCGACGGCTTCCGCACGGCCTACACACCGCTGGAGCCCGGCAGCGGCTCGGCGAAGGAGCTCGGCTCCAGCATCTTCCGCAACTGGGTGCTCCCGTTCGAGGCGCTGTCCGTCCTCCTGCTCGCCGCCCTGATCGGCGCCATCGTCCTGTCCCGCACCGACATCCGTGGGAGGGACTGA
- the nuoK gene encoding NADH-quinone oxidoreductase subunit NuoK: MHVVYPAVVSALLFSIGVYGVLARRNTILILMSVELMLNAVNLNLVAFDVWLRDRLHSGQVLTLFVIVIAAAEVGLGLAIILALYRNRQTVDLDRLRSLAEPSGSGDGPTPSRDSSLSEPSGVATGPARSASEAAAGPGDTP, from the coding sequence TTGCACGTCGTCTATCCGGCCGTCGTCTCTGCGCTGCTGTTCTCCATCGGGGTGTACGGCGTGCTCGCCCGCCGGAACACGATCCTCATCCTGATGTCCGTCGAGCTCATGCTCAACGCGGTCAACCTCAACCTGGTCGCGTTCGATGTATGGCTCCGTGACCGGTTGCACAGCGGCCAGGTCCTCACGCTGTTCGTCATCGTGATCGCCGCCGCCGAGGTCGGCCTCGGCCTCGCGATCATCCTCGCGCTCTACCGCAACCGCCAGACCGTGGACCTCGACCGGCTCCGCAGCCTGGCCGAGCCCTCCGGCTCCGGCGACGGGCCGACCCCGTCCAGGGACTCCTCGCTCAGCGAGCCCTCCGGCGTCGCCACCGGTCCGGCCCGATCCGCCTCCGAGGCGGCCGCCGGGCCGGGTGACACGCCATGA